From the Anaeromyxobacter dehalogenans 2CP-1 genome, the window GCCTGGGCGTCGGGCTCTACGTGGTCCGCGAGATCGTCCGCGCGCACGGCGGCTCGGTCTCGCTCGAGAGCGAGCCGGGCCATGGCACCACGTTCACCGTCACCCTGCCCCGCGGCGCGCCGGCCCAGGCCTGAGCACGGCCGCGAGCCGAAGGCAGCAGCATCAGCATCTCGCCGCCGCGGCGCGGTCCGTCGCGTCCGCGCCGCGCCGCGCCGGTGTGGCCCGGTCCACACCTCGCAGCCCAGCAGCCACACAGCTCCCCCGGCGCGCGCCCCAGCACCGCGAGGAAGCCGCCGTGGATGCAGCGCAGGTGGTGGAAGGCGCAGAGGCCGACCAGGTTCTGCGGGTCATCGCTGCCGCCGTGCGAGCGGAAGTCGATGTGGTGCGCGTGCGCCGCGTTCCGGCTGCAGCGCGGCACCTGGCACCAGCCCTGATCCCGCTCCCGAACCCGCCGCGAACGCGTCATTGGGCCCCCCGGTGCATCGCGCCAGGTCGCGAGGAAGTGGAAGCCGATGACCGCCAGGCACGTTCCGGTGGAGAGGGCGTGCCCGTGCTGCTCCCGGACGGAGGCGATCGCCGCCGCCGACAGCACCCCGACCCCGCGCGGCAGGGCCGCGACCGACTTTCCCCGCGCACGCAGCTGCCCCTCGCGCTCGCCCTCCACCTCGCGGCGGAGCGCGACGCAGGTCGCCTCGAGCGCCCGCGAGGGGGAGATCTTCGGTCTCCTCAAGCAGGACGTCGACCTCGAGCGCGGCGTCATCATGGTGTGCCGGTCCTCGGAGGCGGACCGCACGAAGGACGGCAAGGCGGCGCCCGTCCCGATCGCCCCGCAGCTCCGGCCCTACTTCGAGCGCGCGCTCCGGGAGGCTCCCGGCCGGCTCGCCTTCCCGGCCGAGGGCGGCGCGATGCACAGCCGCAAGCTGCGCCTGAACCGGCCGCTCCGGGCCGCCATCGCGCGGGCGGGCCTGGTCACCGGTACGAGCACCGGTGCCTGTCGGCGGGCTGCGGCCACGTGGCGCCGAGCCAGGAGGCCGCCGCGCCCGAGACCTGCTCGCCCTGCGGCAAAGCGACGCTGTGGTCGAAGCCCATCCCGCGGCACGTCACGTTCCACGGCACGCGGCACAGCTTCGGGACCGCGATGGTCCGGCGCGCGGGCATGGCCGTGGCGCAGAAGGCTCTCCGCCACTCGGACGTCCGGCTCACGATCCACACGTACGGCCACTTGGACGACGGCGACCTGCGCGACGGCATCGCCAAGGCGTTCGGCCCCGGGTAGCGGTTCGAATATTGTGCGACAATCGACCAAACATTGAGCCTGATCAAGCTCGCGTCGGTCAATCTGTGATATAGTAGGAGAGAATGGAAAACCGGCGGGGTTAGCGTCCCCGCCGGCTTTCGAGTCTGAGCCGCTCGGAGGGCGACTCGCTGCGATTGGCAAACCGGAGGCTAGGCCAGCTTCGGTTGATTCGCAAGTCCTCTTCCCCTCCGGGCTTAACCAAGCGGCCTCGCGGCCGCAACGGGCGGGTTTGCCCAGAGGAGAAGAGTGATGTTCATCGCATATGGTCTGGAATGGGACGGGACGTTCAAGGACCCCAACCGCTTCAAGGGGGTCGGCGGCGTCTACATGGTCTGGTGCAAGAAGGGCGAGGATTGGAAGGTCCTCGACGTGGGCGAGTCCGGAAACGTCGCCGAGCGCCTCGCGAACCACGACCGAGCGCTGCAGTGGGCTCTACACGCCGCGTTCGCGGGTGGGGAGGTTCACCTCGCCGCCCACTACACGCTCGGCGCCGACGCGGACGGCCGCCGCGCCATCGAGCACAAGCTCCGCGAGCTGACGTGCCCGCCGTGCGGGGTCCGGTAGCGTGATGCACTAGCCGCGGGTGGCCCGTGCCGGCGCCCGCGGCTCCGCTTGCGGGTGGTCTTCGTGCTGCCGCAGCGCTGCGGGTTCGGAGGCCGAAGCCCGTAAGTCCTTAGAAAGAATGGACGAACAGCCCCGAGCGCAGCTTCGGCTCGAACCAGGTGCTCTTCGGCGGCATGAGCTTGCCCGCGTCGGACACCGCGATGAGCTGCTCGATGCGCGTGGGGAACAGGTGCAGCGCGAGCGACCAGCCCTCCTCGTTCACCCGGCGCTCCAGCTCCTGGTGACCTCGGATGCCGCCGACGAAGTCGACGTCCTTCGAGGTGCGCGGATCGCGGATGCCGAACAGCGGCTCGAGCAGCTGGTCCTGCGCGATGGAGCAGTCGAGCGCCTTCACCGGATCGGCGGCATCGAAGCTGCCCTTGCGGACGTGGGCGTGCCACCAGCGGCCGCCCAGGTACACGCCGAACGCGAGCGGGTGATCGGGGCGCGGGTCCTTCGCGGGCTCGAGGTCGAGCACCTGGCGCAGCGCCTCGAGCAGCGCGTCGGGCGAGCGCCGCTGCGGGTCGCGCACCAGGCGGTTGTAGGCGAGGATCTGCATCTGGTCGTGCGGGAACACCACCGCGAGGAACCCGTCGTGCTCGCCGGGCTGGCCGCGGCGCGCCGCGTGGACGCGCGAGGCGGCGGCGGACCGGTGGTGGCCGTCGGCCACGTAGAGCGCGGGCACGCCGCCGAAGAGCTGCTCGATGCGGGCGCCGAGCGCCGGGGGGACCACCCAGAGCTGGTGGGCGACGCCGTCCGGCGTGACGAGGTCGTACTCGGGCGCGGCGCGCTTCACCTCCTCGATCGCCGCGTCGATGTCCGGCACCGCGCGGTAGGTGAGGAACACCGGCTCGTCGTGCGCCGACAGCGTGTCGATGTGGCGGACGCGGTCGTCCTCCTTGTCGGCGCGCGTCTTCTCGTGCTTCTTGATGACGTCGCGGTCGTACTCGTCCACCGACGCGCACGCCACCAGGCCGGTCTGCCGGTGCTCGCCCATCCGCTGCGCGTACACGTAGAAGCGCGGCTCCGAGTCGGCGCGCAGCACGCCGCGGCGCACCAGCTCGTCGAGGTTCTCGCGCCCCTTCGCGTAGACCGGGTCGGAGTGCTCGTCCACGCCCTCCGGCAGGTCGATCTCCGGCCGCGACACGCGCAGGAAGCTGTCGGCGTTCCCGGCGGCGAGCGCGCGCGCCTCCTTCGTGGAGACGACGTCGTACGGCGGCGAGGCGACCTGGGCGGCGAGGGCGGCGGGCGGGCGCAGGGCGCGGAACGGGCGGAGCGTGGCCATCGGACCTCCGGGCGGCGCGGCGGCCGCTGGCGAGTGGAAGGGGGTCCGGCGCGCGGGGGGCGCCGGGGGGCCACTCGTCTTAACAGGGTCGCCCGCTCAGGGCGCGCGAATCAGTTCCCGCACCGGGCCAGGCGGTCGAGACGCGAGCAGCGCGAGGCGCGACGACCGAGCATGCCCGTGGGCATGTGAGGGAGGAGCAACGACGCGATGCGACGCGGATCCGCCGCCGCGGCGACCGGAGGGGCTCTCACCCCCACAGCTTCTCGTCGCGGTGCTTCAGCACGTGCCCGCAGACGGCACAGACGCGGACCGCGCCGCCCACCCCGGCCGAACGGCCGTCGGCGTACGTGTGATCGCAGTCCTCGAGCAGCCGGGCCTCGTCGGCGCGGAGCGCGGCCAGCGCCGCCTCGTGCTTCGCGATCTCGACCCGCAGCTCGGTACGGCGGGCCAGCCTTTCGGACTGTGTCACGCGCGCCCTCCCCGGTTCCGCTCCTGGTGTCCGGCGAGTGTATCGGGGAACTCCGCGCCGCGCGCGCTGGCGACCTGCAACGCTGCGGGGACAGGTCCCGACGCTTCGCGCAACGTTTGCGTCAGTCGAGCGACCGCCGCGTCCCTTGCGCGTGGGACACGACGGGCTCGCACCTTGACCCACCCGTTCGCGTCAGGGGTTTCCGCGCACTTAGCTGTCGGTACGGATTTCGGCGCGAACCGGCACGTGCGTTGCTCGACCGGCACCCCCGAACGTGGCGCCATGGCCGCCGCCCGCCCACGGTCCGGTGCTCCAGCGCCGGGTCCTGGTCCCCGGGCCGCCGCCCGGAGACGAACCATGGCCTCGACCCACCGTGCGGCGCTCGCCGCGCTCGCCCTCCTCACCGCCACCGCCGCCTGCGACCAGGCTCGCCCGACGCTCGGCGAGGCCGACGCCGGCGCGGAGGGCGACTGCACCTCCTGCCACGGCGACGCGACCCGCACCGAGGCGAGCGCGCTGCTCCAGGCGGCTCCGCCGCGCGACGCCCACGGCAGCGCCAGCGGGCCGGCGGTCGGCGCGCACCAGGCCCACCTGCACGCGACCGCGGTCTCCGGGCCGATCGCCTGCGCCGAGTGCCACGCCGTGCCCACGCAGCGGCTCCACTCGAACGGCCAGGTGGACCTCGCCTTCGGCGCGCTCGCCCGGGCCGGCGGCGCGTCGCCGGCGTTCGCGGGCGGCACCTGCTCCGGCGTCTACTGCCACGGCGCGACGCTCTCCGGCGGGAGCCTCACCGCGCCGGTCTGGGGCAGCGCCGGGCCGCTGGACTGCGCGAGCTGCCACGGCGCGCCTCCGCCGTCGCACGCCGCCGGCGCCACCGCCTGCGCCACCTGCCACCCCGGCACCGTCGACGCCGACGGCACGCTGAACCTCGCCGGCGGACTGCACCTGAACGGCGTGGTGGACGTGAACGGCGCGCACCCCGAGGGCTGGTCGGATCCGTCGCAGCACGGCCGCGCCGCGAAGCGCGATCTCTCGAGCTGCACCGCCTGCCACGGCGCCGACTACGGCGGCGGGACCTCCGGCGTGTCCTGCAACGCCTGCCACGGCGGCACCGCCTGGCAGTCGAACTGCACCTTCTGCCACGGCACCAAGGTCGCGGCATACGCCGCCGCCGACCTGCCGAAGGCCGCGCCGCCGCTCGGCACGCAGGGCGAGACGGCCGTCACCGACCGCGCCGTCGGTGCGCACCAGAAGCACCTCCTCGCCACCCTGTCCTCGCCGCTCGCGTGCGCCGAGTGCCACGCCGTCCCCGCCGACCTCGGCCACCTCGACGGCGCCGCGCAGGTGACGTTCGGCGTCGCCGCCCGCCGGAACGGGGCCGCGCCGGCGTGGAACGGGACCACCTGCGCGTCCACCTACTGCCACGGCTCCACCGCGGGCGCCGCCGCACCGGCGCCGGCCTGGACCTCGACGGCCGGCACCACCTGCGCCTCCTGCCACCTGCCGCAGAGCGGGAGCGGAACGTCCGCTTACTCCGGGCGACACTACCTGCACGTCTCCAGCCGCGGGATCTCCTGCGCGACGTGCCACGGGTCCGGGTACACTGCGAGCGCCGTCGTGCCGGCCACCCACGTGGACGGGACGCGGCAATTGCAGCCCATCGTCGGCTGGAACGCGGCCTCCCGGAGCTGTGCGCCGGGGTGCCACGGCGGCGAGACCTGGTAGCGGACCGGCCGGCAGCCACCGGAACGCGACGCGCCCGAGGGCACCCGGCGCCCGAGCCGCGCATCCTGCGGTCGGGTGACGCGTCCCTTGCGCACGGTCAAGCCGCCGGCCCGCCGACGAGGGCATTCTGGCGCCGCGCGCCCGCCCATCCGGGCGTGGCCACGGACCGAGGACCCTCCCGAATGCGCTCCGCTCGACTCACCCCGCTCGTCCTGACCCTCGCACTGCTCGCCGCCTGCTCGGCCCGCAAGGTGGAGGAGTCGGCCGAGGCGGGCACCAGCTGCACGCGCTGCCACGGCGGCGTGGACAACCTGACCGGCGCGCCGCCGCGCGACGCCCACGGCAGCCTGACGGGCCCGAAGGTCGGTGCGCACACCGCCCACCTCGGCGCCGGCGTCGCCTGCGAGACCTGCCACAAGGTGCCGTCGTCGGTGGACGACCCGGACCACATCGGCCCCGACACCATCAAGGTCCGGTTCGGCCAGGCCGCGAAGCTGAACGGCGCGGCCCCGACGTACGCCGCCGGCACCGGGACGCTCGGCGGCACCTGCTCGAGCACGTACTGCCACGGCAGCACGCTGTTCGCGGGCGGCACCACGCCGAACCCGTCCTGGAACCAGCCGAAGCCCACCGCGGCGGAGCGCTGCCAGGCGTGCCACGGCAACCCGCCGCCCAGCCACAGCGCGCTCGCCACCAACTGCTTCCAGTGCCACTCCGACTCGGTGGACGCGAACCAGGAGATCAAGCCCGGCGGCAAGCACGTGGACGGCCACGTGGACATCGTGGCCCTGACCGCCTGCGCGGGCTGCCACGGCGACCCGAGCCGCACGCAGGACTCGCCGCTCGTCCGCGCCGCGCCGCCGGTGGACACGCAGGGCAACGTCAGCGGCGCCCGCGTCGGCGCGCACCTCGCGCACCTGCGCGACGGCCCGCTCGCCAAGGCGTTCGCGTGCAGCCAGTGCCACGTGGTCCCGACCGACTCCGCGCACGCGTCGAACGGCGCGCCGGTGGTCACCTTCGGCCCGCTCGCGTCGCTGAACGCGACCCCGAGCTACGCGAACGGCACCTGCAGCGGCGTCTACTGCCACGGCGGCGGCACCACGCCCATCGGCGGCGGCGGCCTGAACGTCGCGCCGACCTGGACGCAGGGGACCGCCGGCGCGACCTGCGGCAGCTGCCACGCGCTCGTGCCGCCCTCGCCGCACCCGTCGATCGATCGCAACGGCGCGCCGCTCGGCTCGCTGCCGCAGTGCTCGCAGTGCCACCCCGGCACCGTGAACCCGGACGGCTCGATGTTCGTGGCGAACGGCCTGCACGTGAACGGCGTGGTGGACCAGAACGTCCACCCGGCCGGCTGGCTCGCGCCGGCGGGCACGCAGCAGCCCCACGGCCTGGCCGCGAACTTCCACGACCCGGCGTATCCGCGCGGCCTCGGCGACTGCCGGACCTGCCACGGCGCCGACCTGAACGGTGGCCCCGGCGCCGGCGCGTCCTGCAACGCCTGCCACGCCGCGAACGGCCAGCAGGCGTGGCAGACGAGCTGCACCTTCTGCCACGGGGAGCCGAACCGGGCGCAGCTCGCGGCGGCGCCGCCGGTGGACAGCCAGGGTCACGTGGCGCCGTCGGAGCGCGGCGTCGGCGCGCACCAGACGCACCTGTTCGGCAAGCAGCCCACCGGCGCGATCAGCAACGGCGTCGCCTGCGGCGCGTGCCACGACGGGCAGCCCTACGCCGACATCGCGCACGTGAACGGCACGGTGGCGGTGGCGCTCAAGACCCCGGGCGGCGCCGCGGCCGGCACGTTCGACGCCGGCGCCGGGACCTGCGCGTCCACCTACTGCCACGGCGGGTTCCGCGGCGGGAAGGCCGCCACCCCGGCATGGACCGCCACCTCGGTGGACTGCGGCAGCTGCCACGCGTCGCAGACCGGCACCGACCTCAGCGACGCGCACGCGACGCACGTCGGCACGTTCAAGCTCTCGTGCGGCGTCTGCCACTCCGCCGCGTACGCGCCCGGCGCCACGCCGCCCACCGCGGACGAGGTGCTGCACGTGAACGGCGTGGTCGACGTGGCCGCGCCGGTCAACTATGACCGGGCCACGCACGGCTGCACCGTCGCCTGCCACGGTCCGGATCGCGCCTGGTACTGATCCGGGCTGACGCTGCGTGAAGTTCCCGAGGCCGGGGGGGTCCGCCCCCCGGCCTCGACCTTTCCGGCCCGTTTTCCTTGCGCCCGCGCCCCGCACCTGTCAGGTTCCGGGCGCTGCGGGCCCCTGCCCGGCCTGCCCGGAGGCCCCTTCATGCGCCGCGAGCACAGCGATCAGCGGATCGCGCTCTTCATCGACTTCGAGAACCTCGTCACCCGCACCGGCCTCTCGGCCGAGACGTTCGACCTGCAGCCCGCGCTCGACACCCTGCTCGAGAAGGGGAAGGTCGTGTACCGCCGGGCGTACGCCGACTGGACGCGCTTCTCCGCCGCCACCCCGCGCCTCCACGAGAAGGGCGTCGAGCTGGTGGACGTGCCGCCCTCGACGCGCGCCGGGAAGAACGGCGCCGACATGCGCCTCGTCATCGACGCGCTCGAGCTCGCCTACCTGCGCGAGCACATCGACACGTTCGTGATCGCGTCCGGCGACTCCGACTTCTGCCCCCTCGCCTACAAGCTGCGCGAGAACGACCGCACCGTGATCGGGATGGCGGTGCGGGAGGCGACCAGCCCCCTGTTCGTGAAGGCGTGCGACGAGTTCATCTACCTGCGCCCGGGCAGCCGCCGCCGCGCGGAGGGCGGCGGCAAGGAGAAGGCCGAGCGGGCCAAGGAGAAGGTCGCCGCGGTCGTCCCCGAGGTCGCGCGCGAGGCCACCGCCGCCATCCTGGGGCGGGCCGCCGGGCCGGTGAACCCGTCCGCCATCAAGGCCGCCATCGTGCGCCGCCAGCCCGACTTCGACGAGCGCGAGCACGGGTTCTCGTCCTTCAACCGGATGCTGGAGGCCATGGAGACCGAGGGCCTGCTCCGCCGCGAGCAGGGCGCCAAGGGGCAGTGGTACGTGGTCCCCGCGGCCTAGCCTCCCTCCCGCCGCCGCGCCCCGGCGCGCCCCGCCCTAGCTTCTCGGGCAGGAGGCGCCATGGCGAAGGAGCGGAACCCCGACCCGCGGCAGGCCGGCGCGAAGCCGCCCTACCCGAAGCAGCAGCAGGAGACGCCCGGCAGCGAGGCGGGGATGCGCCCGCGGCCGGACTTCGGCGAGCAGAGCTACCGCGGGCACGGGCGGCTGCAGGATCGCGTCGCCATCGTGACGGGCGGTGACAGCGGCATCGGCCGCGCCGTGGCGCTCGCGTTCGCGCGCGAGGGCGCGCACGTGGTGATCTCGTACCTGTCCGAGCACGAGGACGCCGAGGAGACGCGGCGCGTGGTGGAGGCGTCCGGGCGCACCGCGGCGCTGGTCGCCGGTGATCTCTCCGAGGACGCGCAGTGCGCGCGCGTGGTGCAGGCGGCCATCGAGCGCTTCGGGCGGCTGGACGTGCTCGTGAACAACGCCGCGTTCCAGGGGCGCGCCGTGCAGCGCTTCGAGGACCTCGACGCCGAGCGGGTGGCGCGCACCTTTCGCGTCAACGTCGTCGCCATGTTCAACCTCACCCGCCACGCCCTGCCCCACCTGAAGCCCGGCGCCTCGATCGTCAACACCACCTCGATCCAGGCCTACCACCCCAACCCGCAGATCCTGGACTACGCCGCCACCAAGGGCGCCATCCGCACGTTCACCCAGGGGCTCTCGAAGGAGCTCGCCGCGCGGGGGATCCGGGTGAACGGGGTCGCGCCCGGCCCGATCTGGACGCCGCTCATCCCGCAGTCGTTCCCGGACGAGAAGGTGGAGAAGCACGGCGAGAGCGCGCCCATGGAGCGCGCCGGCCAGCCGGCCGAGGTCGCGCCGGTGTTCGTGTTCCTCGCCTCCGACGACGCGCGGTACGTGAGCGGGGAGATCGTGGGGGTGACCGGGGGGTCGCCGCTGGCGTAGGGGCGTGCGCCCCGCGAACACGGTACGGAGGTGGGACCCGCGCGCGCTTGCGGCACGCCCCCCGGCGGCGCGACAGTCGCCGTCAGCGCGCGATGGCGACCGGCCCCACCAGATCCTGGAAGACCCGTCTCGAGGCCGCGCCGTCGGTGGCGTTCTTCGCTGCGAGCTGGGCGCTGCTCGCGATCGCCGGTGCGTCGCGGATGTTCCAGGACCCCGGCACGTTCTGGCACGTGCTCACCGGCGAACGGATCCTGAGCCACGGCCTGCCGCGCGAGGACTGGCTCACGTTCACCTTCCAGGGAAAGCCGTGGATCGCGCACCAGTGGCTGGCGGAGTGCGCGATGGCGCTGCTCCACCGGCTTGGCGGCTTCGACGCCCTGCTCGTCGCGGCGAGCGGCGGGCTGGCGCTCCTGTTCACGTGGCTGTTCGCGCGGCTGATCGCGGGCGGGGTCGCGCTTCGCTGGGCGGTGCTGATCTCGGCGCTCGGGCTGCTCACCAGCGCCGGAAGCATCCACATCCGCCCGATGCTGCTCTCGATGGTCTTCTTCGGCTGGACCTTCGCACTCATCGCGCACGTGGAGGCCGGCCGAGCCCCACTGCGCCGGCTGTGGTGGCTCGTGCCGCTGTTCGTCCTGTGGACGAGCTGCCACGGGGCCGTGCTGGGCGGGCTCGCGACGCTCGCGCTCGCGGCCGCCCTCTGGATCACGACCTGGGCGACGGCGCGCCCATCGCCGGTGACCGGACCGGCGGATGCGCTCACCGTCTGCGGCGTCCTCGCCGCCGGCATGACGGGCACGCTCCTGAACCCGTACGGCGTGGAGATGATCCGGACGTGGCTGGCGATCGTGCGGTCGCCGGTCATCGCCGAGTACATCGTGGAGCACGCCTCGCTCTGGAGGACCAGTTCCTGGTACGTGGTCCCGCTCGCGGCGGGCTGTGCCGCGGTGGCTGCCTCGAGCGGCCGCGCCCGCTGGACGGCCACCTGCGTCCTCCCGCTCGTCTGGCTCGTGCTCATGCTCCAGCGGATCCGGCACGCCTCCCTCTTCGCCATCGCGGCGCTCATCGCGCTCGCCGAGCTCCTCCCACGGAGTGGCGTCGCGGCGTGGCTGGCGCGGCACGGGATCGACGTCACAGGTCCGCGCCGCCCGGCGCCGGCCCTGCCGCGCGCGGCGTGGCTCGCCCCGGTGGCGGCGCTCGCGCTCGCCGCGCTGAATCACTCCGTGGGCGGCCCTTCGCTGGCGGGCCCGCAGCGTGCCCGCTGGCCGTACGCGCTCGTTCCACGCCTGGATACCGCTGCGCGCGCCATCGGGCCGCGCACCCCCGTGCTGACGGACATGGTGCTGGGCGCGTTCGTCGCGTTCAACGTCCCGGGCGTGCGCATCTTCGGCGACGACCGTTGCGAGCTGTACGGGGACGCGTTCCTGCGCGAGTGGTACGAGGGGACGCCTGCCTTCTACGCGCGCCAGGTCGCCGAGCACGACGTCCGCCTCGCGCTGTCCGAGCGTGACTCGCGGCTCGACCAGTACCTGCGCGGCGACGTGGGCTGGCGGGAGGTGGCGAGCACCCCACGCGCCTCCCTGTTCGTCCGCGCTGCCGGCTTCGAGCGCGAAGCGGCGCGGTGAACGGGTCGCTCTTGCTCGCGAGCAGCGGCCGCCGCGAGCTCGATCCGCGTGTCGCTCGTTCACCATCGTGATCCCGCGCTCGGTACCCGTACCTACCGTCGCTCCTCGCGCCCGATCGCACACATTCGCCTACCTTGCCG encodes:
- a CDS encoding HNH endonuclease is translated as MRRPKISPSRALEATCVALRREVEGEREGQLRARGKSVAALPRGVGVLSAAAIASVREQHGHALSTGTCLAVIGFHFLATWRDAPGGPMTRSRRVRERDQGWCQVPRCSRNAAHAHHIDFRSHGGSDDPQNLVGLCAFHHLRCIHGGFLAVLGRAPGELCGCWAARCGPGHTGAARRGRDGPRRGGEMLMLLPSARGRAQAWAGAPRGRVTVNVVPWPGSLSSETEPPCARTISRTT
- a CDS encoding tyrosine-type recombinase/integrase, with amino-acid sequence MAPSQEAAAPETCSPCGKATLWSKPIPRHVTFHGTRHSFGTAMVRRAGMAVAQKALRHSDVRLTIHTYGHLDDGDLRDGIAKAFGPG
- a CDS encoding DUF1015 domain-containing protein; translated protein: MATLRPFRALRPPAALAAQVASPPYDVVSTKEARALAAGNADSFLRVSRPEIDLPEGVDEHSDPVYAKGRENLDELVRRGVLRADSEPRFYVYAQRMGEHRQTGLVACASVDEYDRDVIKKHEKTRADKEDDRVRHIDTLSAHDEPVFLTYRAVPDIDAAIEEVKRAAPEYDLVTPDGVAHQLWVVPPALGARIEQLFGGVPALYVADGHHRSAAASRVHAARRGQPGEHDGFLAVVFPHDQMQILAYNRLVRDPQRRSPDALLEALRQVLDLEPAKDPRPDHPLAFGVYLGGRWWHAHVRKGSFDAADPVKALDCSIAQDQLLEPLFGIRDPRTSKDVDFVGGIRGHQELERRVNEEGWSLALHLFPTRIEQLIAVSDAGKLMPPKSTWFEPKLRSGLFVHSF
- a CDS encoding CxxxxCH/CxxCH domain c-type cytochrome produces the protein MASTHRAALAALALLTATAACDQARPTLGEADAGAEGDCTSCHGDATRTEASALLQAAPPRDAHGSASGPAVGAHQAHLHATAVSGPIACAECHAVPTQRLHSNGQVDLAFGALARAGGASPAFAGGTCSGVYCHGATLSGGSLTAPVWGSAGPLDCASCHGAPPPSHAAGATACATCHPGTVDADGTLNLAGGLHLNGVVDVNGAHPEGWSDPSQHGRAAKRDLSSCTACHGADYGGGTSGVSCNACHGGTAWQSNCTFCHGTKVAAYAAADLPKAAPPLGTQGETAVTDRAVGAHQKHLLATLSSPLACAECHAVPADLGHLDGAAQVTFGVAARRNGAAPAWNGTTCASTYCHGSTAGAAAPAPAWTSTAGTTCASCHLPQSGSGTSAYSGRHYLHVSSRGISCATCHGSGYTASAVVPATHVDGTRQLQPIVGWNAASRSCAPGCHGGETW
- a CDS encoding CxxxxCH/CxxCH domain c-type cytochrome translates to MRSARLTPLVLTLALLAACSARKVEESAEAGTSCTRCHGGVDNLTGAPPRDAHGSLTGPKVGAHTAHLGAGVACETCHKVPSSVDDPDHIGPDTIKVRFGQAAKLNGAAPTYAAGTGTLGGTCSSTYCHGSTLFAGGTTPNPSWNQPKPTAAERCQACHGNPPPSHSALATNCFQCHSDSVDANQEIKPGGKHVDGHVDIVALTACAGCHGDPSRTQDSPLVRAAPPVDTQGNVSGARVGAHLAHLRDGPLAKAFACSQCHVVPTDSAHASNGAPVVTFGPLASLNATPSYANGTCSGVYCHGGGTTPIGGGGLNVAPTWTQGTAGATCGSCHALVPPSPHPSIDRNGAPLGSLPQCSQCHPGTVNPDGSMFVANGLHVNGVVDQNVHPAGWLAPAGTQQPHGLAANFHDPAYPRGLGDCRTCHGADLNGGPGAGASCNACHAANGQQAWQTSCTFCHGEPNRAQLAAAPPVDSQGHVAPSERGVGAHQTHLFGKQPTGAISNGVACGACHDGQPYADIAHVNGTVAVALKTPGGAAAGTFDAGAGTCASTYCHGGFRGGKAATPAWTATSVDCGSCHASQTGTDLSDAHATHVGTFKLSCGVCHSAAYAPGATPPTADEVLHVNGVVDVAAPVNYDRATHGCTVACHGPDRAWY
- a CDS encoding NYN domain-containing protein, with amino-acid sequence MRREHSDQRIALFIDFENLVTRTGLSAETFDLQPALDTLLEKGKVVYRRAYADWTRFSAATPRLHEKGVELVDVPPSTRAGKNGADMRLVIDALELAYLREHIDTFVIASGDSDFCPLAYKLRENDRTVIGMAVREATSPLFVKACDEFIYLRPGSRRRAEGGGKEKAERAKEKVAAVVPEVAREATAAILGRAAGPVNPSAIKAAIVRRQPDFDEREHGFSSFNRMLEAMETEGLLRREQGAKGQWYVVPAA
- a CDS encoding glucose 1-dehydrogenase — encoded protein: MAKERNPDPRQAGAKPPYPKQQQETPGSEAGMRPRPDFGEQSYRGHGRLQDRVAIVTGGDSGIGRAVALAFAREGAHVVISYLSEHEDAEETRRVVEASGRTAALVAGDLSEDAQCARVVQAAIERFGRLDVLVNNAAFQGRAVQRFEDLDAERVARTFRVNVVAMFNLTRHALPHLKPGASIVNTTSIQAYHPNPQILDYAATKGAIRTFTQGLSKELAARGIRVNGVAPGPIWTPLIPQSFPDEKVEKHGESAPMERAGQPAEVAPVFVFLASDDARYVSGEIVGVTGGSPLA